The Lolium rigidum isolate FL_2022 chromosome 1, APGP_CSIRO_Lrig_0.1, whole genome shotgun sequence region CGATCGGAGAAAGAAATACATCCAAAAGTGATGCTGCTTGAGTTGGAGTGCGCAACTCGGTATCCGTTTTATTGTTGGATTTGTTTACCCTTGTATCTCGTATAAGTTGATTTGGTGTGCGTTAGATCGCCAGCAACAAAGCCAGAGATCAGGCCTACGTTGTGCCTGCGCTACGCGGACGACGGCATCAGAAATCAGACGGCACCACGCTCCACGTAGGCACGTACCGCGCACGATCAGACCACCTTTACTTCCGTCTCCTTGCGATGCTCCCCGTACCTTCTTCCTCGCCTGGACGACGGTGCTCTCCTCGCGATGCTCCCATGGCGACCAAGGTCCACGGCGACACTTCCATCTGGTTGCCGCACGACATCATCTTGGAGATCCTGCCCCGGCTGCCGGTGAAGTCTCTATGCCGGTTCCGATGCGTGTCGAGGAGTTGGTGCAAACTCATCTCCAACCCGGTCTTTGTTTCCAAGCACATGCACCGCACTCAGCAGCTCATTGTCGCCTCCGCTTTGCCGAAGTCCTCTGTACGGCTGTTCGATATGAAAGGTAATCTTGTGAGGGTGATCCGCGGCGTGGGCTCGTTTTTCAAGTCTATTTCTAGCAGAGCAGATGAACTCGTGTGTCTCATGCAAGGAATGGGCGATGCCAAAGTAATCGATCTAGCTACCGGAGAGGTGCTGGTGACCTACTCGTTGGGTAGGGTCTTGGGTTTTGGTCGTGCCGTCCCATCCGGGCTATACAAATTGTTATATTTTAGATTCGGCAAATATGAGATTTTCACCGTAGGAGATAATGTTGGGTGGAGGAAGAAGGGCTGGATCGCGAGCGAGATCGCTTATTACAGCGATACTATCACGATTGATGGCGTGGTGTATctatttttgcaagaaaacctAAACACCATACTCCGCTACGACCTAGAGAGCGAGGGGTGGCAGAAGAGGATCAAGGGCCCGCCATCATTAGTACCCGAAAAACGATATATCAAAATCAGCCTCAGCGAGCTTGGCGGCTCCCTTTGTGTGGGTGCAATAGAGACAGACCCACGTGAAACTTGCAGCGGATGGGAATTATGGCTCCTCGATGATCCTGTCAATAGCATATGGGTCAAAGCGTACTCTATTTCATCTTGTGCAAGTTACGCGTTGACGCCTCTGAAAGTGCTACATGACGGTAAAAAGTTGCTCCTCTATGGCTTCCATGGAAGAGGAGGACCGCAATTGCTAATCTATGACCCCGATGATGGAACATGCACGGAGGTGGCGAAGATGCCCGCTGATCATACCTGGACTATCAGCCTTTGCACCTTGAACCTTGAACGTTTGGTGTCAAGATCTGATGGACCCAGCTGCTAGGTAATCTTTGGGTGTGTGATGCCTATCTTTCTTGAGATCCCAAGCTGATGTGGAGTGTTTGACTTGAGAGAGGAGTACTGCTATCTTCAGACAATCTGAGCTGGTCcatgtgattaactaaatatagttttcattgtttgactagatgccGTTGACTATTGGCCAATTCATTTTGTGTTGTTTTTATGTTTTATCTGCTACTTACAAATATTTTTCTACTTTTCAAAGTAGTAACACAACTGTTAGCAAGCACATTGCTTAGCAGTGCACAAAATATTACCATACGTTAAGTTTGTAGATAGGCTCGTTAATGTAAGTGGAGCTAATTAAGAGAATATGAACAGTGgtcagctgctcaaggcggtgatCGGAACAACATAAGTTGCATACGTCACGGATGACTCAGAATATAAGCACATCCCTTCATGAAGGTATTATGGCTAATGAGCTGATCAGACTGAATACTAGTCATCTGATAAACAATACAGACTCTCAATATTCTAGGTCTTCGGTTTCATGTTCCATGCAGCAAAGGACAATCCACTAGCACCAAAGAAACATAACCTCCACATGTGAGCAAGCACAGACAAGTAGCATCTAGCTAACATTTGACACTTGAAACTAATTTAATTATCCATCAATCACACTGTTTGGCAGCAGACAAGAAGATATATAGTAGAAAAAACTCACAAGATACTCTCTCATTCAGTTCAGATCCTCTGCAAAATCCCTATAGCTAGAAGCCAGCACTTCGATCGCATCCATGGATGCATTGCCTTGGAATCATCAATACAAGCTATACGATACCTTTACACAGCAGTAAATTAAAGTTGCTGTAAACTAGCCGATTTTTCCTACATTAGATGCAGTTTTAGAATTCACAGTTCATCTGAAGAAGACTTCAGAGTTCAGAGATCTGTCCAGGCAGGCAGTGCACTGAATCATCTTAACTCTTCCCCCAAAGCATCAGAGTGATCAGTGATGTTGTCATGCAATGTGGGAACCGCCATGTATTAGTTTATCCGATGTAAGATGCAAGTTACATTTACCTTTGCATAAATCAGGCAAATATTGTGCAGATCATGTGTTACTGAACAGAAGTATCAACTAGTGGAATCTTAGTTTAGCAGCAAATTGTCGGTTTAAGGGTTGAACTCTTCATACTCAAAGCCCCAGCCTTTACTTTAGATCTAAAACAGTAGAAAAAAATGGAATCAAGGATATATTTTTGTTTCTCCTTTGCATTCCTATCTAGGGTCCTACTAAGCTAGCTTTCCCTATCCTTCTGCTAGATCTCGTGTATCTTCAGATATTCAAGACAGCTCACGTATTCATTTGGCATTTCTCTCTAGAACTCTACCTTTCACTAGAAATTAATATGCAGCCTTAGTTCTTCAATATTGTCACTCTATATCCCAAGAAGAACATAGTAGAGTATCGTGATCGGGAGCGCAACGAGCATACCAAAAATAACCCTGAAAACATACATGCAAAATGAGTAAAGGAAGaaattttttgtatgctcggaTATTGGCAAAGATTGAGGATGCATTGTCTTGCTTACGCTGTGCTAAGTATTTGAGGGTGGCAATTGTACTCCTTGGCAAACACAAATGGAACAATTCCTTGTGGAAGTGCTGCCTGTCGATCAATCACATAATAAAAAGTAAGTTCCTCGTCACAATATATTTCCCACTTATCTGAATCACTAGTATCTACAAATTAGATTTGGGTATATATGCTCGTTCGCAGATAAAATTTGATTTATATATTGTACAGTTTATATTTTATTCCCTTACTAACCTGAACAATGGCAACATGTAGGAGCACTCCCCGGAGCCCAACGGCTATGGAGGTCGCAGCGATCACCGCCGGACCCGTCAAGAACCTCACCGCCATGGCGAATGTGGCGACAGACTTGCCACACGAGATAATCTTCGGTTGCAGAGCCATGAAGAGACCTGGATTAATTGCATAAGTTACCGTTAGGAGTTCTTGGGGCAAGAGACAAAGATAGAGGTACAGATTTGTGATGAATAAACAACAAAATGTCAACGCTGTACCTAAGCTGAACATAGCCATCCCTAGACCTGCATCAGACAGGATAGATATGGAACCTTTGATTATTGTAGGCATCTGAATATTCCACCTGTAATATTTCAAGGAAATTTTGGTTAATATCTAATGTAGATCTGTGTATCGTGCATGTGCCGCCTTTCTCCTAAAAATGCCTTGTGTGTTTCCTCTGAAGTTTCCTCCAGATGTTCCACCGATCTCGTGTATAATAAATAGTACATCAATGATGGATGCACATCATTGTACAGTGTACACGACGATGTGTCGTGCATCAGCCGTAGATGAGAGCACACAATATATGTACTACCGATCTGGAATCTATGAATGGAGACAAATTAACACGGCATCTGAATGCAGTTGATTTTGTAGATTTGGTCTGCTACAGGACTCCAGGTCAGGTCTTGCATAAGACCTGCATCTGCATGCATGTGCTGGACCAGATCCTAGACCGACGTGATTATCATGTGCTCTCACATGCATGGGACAATCATAAGCAATCTAACCAGTAGAGTATAATGAAGATAGAGCCCATGTCAATCTACACTAGGATCCAGTTTAGCTGATTAACTGAATTAATCCACGAAAGAACTTGTGATGCATGCATGAACGTATGATGCAATGCATATATGCATGTGTACAGTTATGCAAGTGTGAGATGTGAACCTGAATGAGACGAGTGACCAGACGAGGCCGATGAGGCTGGAGTAGGTGTTGGGGTTGCGGATGAGCTTCCGCCACACCATGATCAGGATGAGCCGCGTCATCACGCTCGCCGGCGGCATAGggtgcgccgcctcctccagcccggGCATGTCCGCGCCCTTCTTCCTCGGCGCCACATATGGGGATCCCGATACCGGGAACTTAACGCCGAGCCCGGTCGCCGGGCTTTTCATCATGCCGTCCTCGATCTCCACCCCCACGTCGCCGTTGCTGGCGTCTTTCTTGATCACCGGCGTCACGGTGCCGCTTAAACCTGACGGACGTGTGCGCATAAATGGTTACTTACACAGTGTGCCAAAAGCACTCAAGCAAAATCACATATGCTGGCAACTTAATTTGATTCGGACGGAGGAACCACGCTTGTTTGTTACGTACGTACCTCTGGGAGTGGCGCCGTCGCGTGGCGTGGCTGCTGCTGCCGGCGCGGCGGCGAAGTCGGTAGAGGCGGCATGGTTGACAGCGTTGCGGAGGTTGGCCTCGGAAACGGGCGACGCGCTGGAACTCCACACGAACATGTGCAACTCCTTGTTCGAGTTGGAGTTCGAACCTCCAAGCTCTTTCTTGCTATATTATTCCAATCAAAAATCAATTCAAGATTCAACACAAAAAGTCCAAGCTCAAACTAAAAGCATGCATGTGATCTAGCCATTGACCATTGCAAATTTCGATTGATGTGCTTGCTAATCGTCAGGAATTGAGCCTTGAGTTTTCCATCAACACAGCAAGATTATAAGCCGGACACGTACCGTGGCGCCGGCATCATCATGCCGGGGTTAGGCGCGGGGTACGCCGGTGCTGCAGCCTCGCCTCCCTTGAACTTATTGGCCACCTGCTCGTCGAGCCCCTGGCCGCgtgcaccaccaccgccgacgaCACCGGGCTGCCCCTTTGGACTGGCCAGCTTGCTCCCGTTGAACATGGAGTAGAAGTCTGACTGGTTGAAGCTGGACTGGCGTGGCGTGGGCTCCCGCGACGTTTGCAGCGAGTAGATCTCCACGCCCGTCAAGTTCGACGCCCGTGGCGTCATCGCGTTGGACGCGCCACGGTAAATCCCGGAACGCCCGGCGCCATGGCCGCCCGTGGTAGACCCGGACGCCGACCGCCGGATGACGACGTGGACGCGGCCGTCGCGCCCGACCTCGGCGTCGGCCTGCAGCGCCTCGCGCCCGTTGAGCGAGACCACGTCGGAGTCGACGCGGAAGGAGGCGATGCTTGCGCCGACGTCCGGCGGGAACTGCTCGGAGATGAGCGCCTTGGCGCCGCGGTACTCGAAGAGGAAGAGCATGAGCGTGTACCAGATGACGCTCTGCAGCACCACGATCTGCACCATGAGGGACCCGGAAAAGTCTCCGTACATGGCGCGCAGAAGCGGGATGCCCATGACGAGCGTGTTGGGCAGCGTGGCGAGGGAGAAGAGCGTGATGGTCCAGTCGAGCGACGCGGCCTCGTCCCCGgcgccgacgacgccgccgcggTGGCAGCGGTAGCGGGAGAGCAGGTTGTGCCAGACGGCGAGCGCGGCGAGGATGACGAGCTTCTGGAGCGAGTCGGCGGCCAGGAAGCGGTAGTCCATGGCGTAGGGGTCGTTGGTGGATATGAAGTGGAAGGAGAGGAGCGGCACGGCGAAGACGGCGACGAAACGGTTGATGCCGGAGCACTGGTCGGGCGTGAAGATGCCCCACCACCGCACCGACCCGTACGCCATGAACATGGCCACGTACAGCGGCACCACCGCCGCCAGCACGTCGTAGATGTCCTTCCAGGTGATCATCGCGCCGACGAGCTAGATTCCAACAGTTTCTGTGGGATCTCTGGCGGTCGATGAATCGAGATGTTGTTAGTAGTGCGAAGAGAAGCGGAAGGATCGTTATATAGTAGGCGATCGATCAAATGGTTTGTTAATTAAGTACTGCTACGAGCTAGCAGTAGTACACTGTGTCAGATTAAGTTAAGCAAGGTGCATGTGTGAGGGGAAAGATTCCAAGGGGACAGAGGTACACTTGCACACATTCAATTGGTTTTTGTTTAGCAAATTCGTTTTGTTCTTGCGGTGAATTGTAGACACAAGCTACCTAAGGTTGCATTGGGAGACCTGAAGGAAGTCGGCCTGCTGGTTGGAACCAAGCTAAATGTATGCATATACATCATAGTAGCCAGCTATGGATCGCGGGAGACTAGATTGAAGCAACTATAGATACTTGCCTAAGTAGACTAGGCATCATGGAGCCGCGGCAGCTTGACGCACCATCCAAAATATCTACGGGCGCCTCATTTTGAGGCTCGCTGGACAGGCACTAGAGTCTTAGCTCGTTTAGAACGAGCCACGAGTGAGAAGTGGCGTATTGTTTGATTCTGCATGATGCTATTTTGTGCACCAGTTAGGCAACAAAGGCTAATTCATTTGGTTGGTTGCGTGTAGCCTATTTTAGCTCTACCCATACACCTTATAGGTTGTACACATCACAGTCCCATGCTCTTACCATTGTTTAAATAGGGTAAGATTACCATGTCATTGCATGTTACATCTGATCATATTGAATTTAGAACCACAAGATCCTGACGATCATGACGATCAAGAAGACGATGGTGAATTCTTTGACCCTACTCTCACGTAACTTCGGTGTTGCTTGTGCTAAAGACATGTGCAAGAACGCACATTGGCTCCGGTGCTCCTTGTGTTAACGACAATGGTTGTTCCATGGCCTAAATAGCCATGTCCATATCATCCAAGAAGCTAAGGTACTCTGCTTGTGCCTCTTCCAATGTTTCACACCATTTGTAGTTGTTGTAGTACTTATTGACTTGATCTTGGCAGATTCTCCATGAGTTGTAGATACCTGGATTCCTTCCTCGGAAGATCACATACCACTAGTATGGCGGAACAAGAACAAGGTTTTTgataaatcaaaagaatgaaacaaGTCATAACATAGCAACACAATGTTGACAACACATCATAAACTAATAGGAGCATGCATGGTAATTGCAAAAGGGATCATAAGTTCGGCCTACGCTAATGTGGTGTAATCCTACCACCACCACAAAAGTGAGTGCCATCCTAACACTGCAAGTTCGCCATCatatgaggggttagtatatactacCTCATCATAGTTACAGTCCATAAGTGGTTTTGAATCCCTAGCTAAACCAAAATGTACATCATCATCATTAAGCCATCAACAAATCACGGGCATCACTTCCACACATGCCTCCCACCCAGACGGCCCGAAGGGCAACACTACATGTTGTTGTAGTGCTTGCCAAGATAGGTCCTGAGCCACAGGATCTGGTGTGGTAGATTCATGCCAACGAAGCTCGTACCCTGGGCCTTGTGGTCACGAGGTGAGTCTGCACCGCCATGAGAGACTCCACGATGAGGCCAACAATGTCAATGATTGCGGGTGTATAGGTCGGGGTGCATGTTCGTGGGCTTGTTGTCCCAAATGGCCTATACGACGTCCTTGACAGCGACAACCATGTTGGGGAAGGCCATCAGTGAAGGCACCTCTCCTCCTCTTACTTTCATATACACCTTTTCAGGAGCGTTATCCGGCTTCTCAGGGGGGCATCAAGGATCACCATGTCCAAATCCTGCGTGTCAGCATCCTCAGCTGACGGTGTAGCTGGAGGTGTGCTCAGGGGCTCACTTGAGCGCATGGCGTACTTGCCAGTGGCGAAGACGAATGCAGAGATGGTATGCATCTCATCATAGTTGGTAATGGGTGTGTTCAGGAACTCTTAGTCCTTGGGTTGATCCTACAATTGGAAGATATATAGTATGTTAGTTATGAAGGTTAGTAATGATCGAAGTTAGCGAGGAGGATAATGTGCTAACCGCGACGTGACCATGGTAATGCTCAGCCTCCAGGAGGATGGTTTCCCTCTCGTCGCACCATTGAGCACAGCTAAAATTGCGGGGCCTGCTAACGACGAGCAACCTCACCCTCCACTTCCTTAGGTGGTTGTACAATTGTGTGGAGCTAACGTCAGAACCGCGGTGCTCCATGAGGGCTTTGGTCATGGCAGTTAGATGGACTTCGTTGAAGCCCTTGTCAGTTCGGATGGTGCTCTTCATTAGcgcacacatcttcatcgggacaAAGCTGGACATGAAGGGGAGCCACTTCATGGTCCCCTTCTGTGCAGCCTGCATAGCCTTCTTCACAACCGTGCGCTTCCTAGCCTTTGTCTTCCTCGTGGCGGCCATCCTTGCCGCCACCTAGGCCACAAGGGAAGCCACTGGTGACATGGGGATGACTTATCAGGTCCATGCGACTAGCGTCCCTGGTATGGATCCATAAAGGAGCCCATGAAGCACATATATAATAAAATACATGACCTGGATCTGGATGCACCTGAAACCCAGGAACCAGACGTAAAGAACAAGTAGACACCCATCAAGCAGCTGAAATTGACATAGGCATATATTTGTAACCGACTCTGATTGAACTCTCAGACGCAGCCTTGTATATAAAGGCTAGAAGGAGCCAACATCAGGGTCCAGATTAACTCGTATCATACTCGTCATAAGTCTAGATTGATATTCTAGTAATCAGGCAATTATGTATTTCTCATCAAGAATGTCGGACTTTCTTGTTTGTCTAATAAGACGAAGAAATCACCAATGCACCTCTTTTCCTAAACCCAAATCCATTACCATGGGCATTGCTGATATTAGGGACCCATCAGCCAGCACTGTCCCTCAAAGTTATAACAAGGTGAAATTAAACATAAGTGatcagaaaaaaaaagcaaatagCCCTAATATCAGAGGTAAAAAAATGAAGATAGCACAACTTTTCTGTACAAGGAGACCGACATCTGGGATCCAGCTGCCAGCACCGGGCAGCATCCCTCAAGGCATCAAAGTTATAACAAGGTAGAATTAAATGGAAGGAAACGGAAAAAGGCAAGTATCCAGCAATATCATGGGTAAAAAACTTCAACATATCTCAAGTTTTTTTGTAAAAAGAGGCTAGCATCTGGGACCCATTAGATAGCAGCATCACTCAGTGTTTAAAAGGAAAAATCAAACGGAAGAGATCAAAGAAATGGAAGTATCCACAATATAACAAGTTTTCCCTAATATCATGGGTAAAAAATAATCGAGATATCACACGTTTACTTCTAGTTTTCATATGGGATCCATCAATCTGCCGCGTCCATCAACGTTAACAAGTTTGTAGGGTATGGAAAGAAAaaaatcaaataggcagaaattaTAGGTGAAAATAAATCTAAAAAGTTCGGAGAGGCTGATATATGAAATCCATCTTCATGCAATGTCCTAAACGTTAAAAAGGTGGTAGGGAATCGGAAGAAAAATCAAATAGACAAAAATCATAGGTAAAAAATCGAAGAAAGTTAACATTTGTTGTACAGATAGGCTGGCATATGAGACCCATCTGGCAGCAACGCACCCAACATTaacaaggtggcaggggatcgaaagaaaaagtaaagTAACTAGACATCTCATGTAAAAATAAATCAAAGAACGAAACATTTATTATTGGGAGAGACTAACATATGAGACTCATCTTACAGCAGTGACCTCAACATTAACAAAGAGGCATGGCATCGAAAGAAAATgtcaagtagccagaaatcacagGTAAATagtaatccaaaaaaaaaagttatattTATTATTCAAAGATGCTGACATGAGAGACTCATTTGCTAGCAGTGTCCTTAACTTTAACAAGACGGAATGCGATTGAAGGAAAATTCAAGTAGCCAAAAATCataggtaaaaaataaatccaagaacaaATATTTATTATTCAAAGAGGCTGACATATGAGACATATCTGCCAGGAGCTTCTTCAATGTTAACAAAATGGCAAGGGgttgaaagaaaaagtcaagtagctagaaatcaatgataaaaaataataaaagaatGGAAACGCTTATTGTTCAACAAGGATGACATATGAGACCCATCTTCCGGCGGTGTCTTCAACTTTACAAAGACGGCAGGAGAAGAAAAATTCAAGTAGCAAGAAATCATGACTAAAATATAAATCcaagaaaaaatattattttccagaGAGGCTCACATATGGAATCCATCTTGGAGTTGCATCATCAACATTACAaaagcagcaggggatcgaaagaaaaagtcgagTAGACATAAATCATGGGTaaaaaaaccaaaaagaaaaatacTTATTATGCAGAGAGGTTGATGTCGGGGACACATCAGCCAACAACATAAAGGCTCGATTGGGGAACGTAAACCCGGTCGAAATAGAGGGCATGATCGTAAAAAACAGTAGCAGAGATGCTACCATTGGGACCCCACCATCTCCGGGGGTATCGATTTGCGTGGACTTAGACGGTGCACTCGAGAATTTCTCATCCACCACATACTGGGCAACCATGCGTGATATCTTTCCCGGATCTGTGGCGCTAGATATCCTAAAAACGAGATAAAAAGGCTTTACCATGTACCAAGAAAAAAGCAAAAATTGTTAGGGCCTCAACAACCATGGTTGGATCCAGTTTCATTGATTATGGCAACTCTTTTTTTAGCGATGTGACAAGGCAAAAGAGCTGACATGTTTTCAGAACCATAGCCATCGATTATAGATTTATAGTTAGCCATTAGTCTGACGTTCCACATTGTGTTGCACACAACGCATGCCGCGCGTGGTGCATGTAGAGGGATATAGATAACCAAAAATAAATAGATATATTTATATTAGTATCAAGTAAAATGGATTGGAGGAGTACTATGAACAGGAAAATTAAAATAGAGTCCAAGATATATCTAGCCTTTTATTTTTAAACACTCAAAATTCgtgttttaaaatttaaaaaatctgaaataaaattctAAAGGTAGCCGTGtactttttttgaaatggggagcCTAACCCCAGCCTctaatcaattgatgcacacaatCATTTTATTGCAAAGTTTCAAAGTTTAAGAAGTTCTACATCTTAAGTATCACAAAGGGTGTACATAAAAAACCAACTAAAGGAAGCAAATTAAAATGAAGTGCCTAAGCATCTTGAATTCTTTTAGAAAGCCGCCGGCCATTCTGGTTGTAGATAGCCCGAGCAATTGTCTCCAGACGGATGTATCCAGTATCCATATGCGCCTGCTCCGCCTCCGGAAGAAGGTAAGACCACTCGTGGATCCAGTGTGTAACCATACGGATAACCtgtaaaaaaaaaagagcattCGTACTCTTGTTTAACACAATATCATTACAACAATTCCAGATAGACCATATCAAAGCAGAAATACCCGTACAGATATGTTCCTTAGATGCTTTATCAACCTCATTTAGCCAATTTCTAAAAATATTTGTAACATTAGCTGGAGGGAGGATATTAAAAGTATATTGAATAGTTCTCCAAATAAGACGTGCGAAGGGACAATCAAAAAATAAATGGTTAATAGATTCATTGGCATCACAAAATGCACATTTCTTACAATCATTCCACTTTTTttagcaaggttatctttagtgagGATCACCATTTTGTAaaggaaccacataaattttGTAATCTTTAGTGGTACCTTAATTTTCCAAATATACTTGCGCAAGAAAATAGTATGGCCATTCAAGAAATCTGCATACATGGACTTAACAGAGAATATGattttgtgtactcatgcaaactCTTAATGCGAATTATTGTGTATTCTATGCTACACAAATATAATAAAATctaacaaattttatagtgaatgcTGCACATTTCAAGACCGTATAACTTGTCAGATTTTGTCTTCTTTGTGAGGTGTAGAatataaagtagttcatatttaTACGTTTGTACTATATATCATTGGGCTATCTGTACAACTTTTTTCAGATttctttgaaattttgaaatataatttttaaatGTTTCAAAATAAATGGCTACATGTTGCTCGGTATCTGTTTACCCACTCTCGTACAGATACAGCGAATTCACACGCAGAAGATCCCCGACATTTTGTGTCTTTCACGAGGTTAGACTGGTACAGGGTGCTTCTTCTGCCCTTCCAGGCCCATGTGCCCGTAGACAACGGCCACAAGAACCTTTTGATCAAGGCACTCAAGGTAAGCATAGTAATCAAAGCGAAAGCGATCGCATCCTCCTATTCCTTACGGTGATTAATCTAATCAAGTGTGGTCTGTGGTACCCATTTCTTGACAACCCAAAGCACACGGCTTGGACTTTAATTCTTGCCGTTGTTAGAGCAGCTGGTTTTGTCAACGATATCTACCCTCTACATGTGGTACATGTCGCCCTGATCTAGTTCTGCCAGTAAGATGTGAAGGTACCCTCTTGTGTAGTGTACTAGCTATATATTGAGTTTTCTTCTCTTCCCTGTATACGACTCTGATTCCACTACATTTCGATAATTATAGATAAAGCATTTGCGAATAGTAGCCTAGTAATTCGTTGACTCGCGCGACATGTAAGGCGGATCGGATACCATCGAATCCACACTTCACTGGATGGGATTCTAGCTGGTTTGACCTCCAACAGTAAGCTTAGCAAGCACGGCTGCACACAGGAGGTGTCTGGCCCCTGGTCAAACCAGCCAAGTAATTTCAGCTGTCAGGATTAGTATAACGACGGCATGCCGGGCACACGCTGGGCACCGCACGCTCTCGGTGCAGGCCGTGTCTTTGCCGGGGCAGACACACCCACCGCCGCCGAAACCGGCGCGCGGCCGTGCAGACATGCACCGCTCCGTTCTAGCTCCGTGCCGATGGACAGTCTGCGTGTGTTTTACATGTAACGATGTAAGTACCTGATTATATTAACTATAAGGCCGTGCTGAAGCATTAAACGATGGCTGGGAGTGTTTGGTGAGTCCAGGCCCCTGGGTGGAGTCGGGCTCCGTTCTAGTTCACTAGGGCAATTATGAAGTCCTGAAGTTGCCAGCAAGTGAAGTCCTGAAAAAAAAATCTATGAAGTCCTGAAGTTGCCAGCAAGTGAACTGAGTATGCATTTGTAGACATGATTGACTGAATAAGAATATGGAAGTGTTGGCGGCAGGGACTACACGATCAAAGTAAAAAATATTTGGCTTTAAAGGAAAGAAACTCTAAGCGTTGTGACTTTACTAGAAGTGATTTTGTGCATGACCAAAATTCGAATACGAAGATATAAACTTGGACGGGCGGAGATGCATCAACACATCCAACCACCGGGCAATACCGGTTCACCTACATGATGAAAGTAGATTTGGAATAAACGGTCAACAAGACCCATACAAAATGAATATGGAATGTGATCATTATAGGGCATTTGATCAGAAACTTGGGTATCATCGCGTAAAGGTAGGGGTAGATGGGCCAGCTCAATAAAGCGACCTTTCGATCCGTtcctta contains the following coding sequences:
- the LOC124684508 gene encoding auxin efflux carrier component 2; translation: MITWKDIYDVLAAVVPLYVAMFMAYGSVRWWGIFTPDQCSGINRFVAVFAVPLLSFHFISTNDPYAMDYRFLAADSLQKLVILAALAVWHNLLSRYRCHRGGVVGAGDEAASLDWTITLFSLATLPNTLVMGIPLLRAMYGDFSGSLMVQIVVLQSVIWYTLMLFLFEYRGAKALISEQFPPDVGASIASFRVDSDVVSLNGREALQADAEVGRDGRVHVVIRRSASGSTTGGHGAGRSGIYRGASNAMTPRASNLTGVEIYSLQTSREPTPRQSSFNQSDFYSMFNGSKLASPKGQPGVVGGGGARGQGLDEQVANKFKGGEAAAPAYPAPNPGMMMPAPRKKELGGSNSNSNKELHMFVWSSSASPVSEANLRNAVNHAASTDFAAAPAAAATPRDGATPRGLSGTVTPVIKKDASNGDVGVEIEDGMMKSPATGLGVKFPVSGSPYVAPRKKGADMPGLEEAAHPMPPASVMTRLILIMVWRKLIRNPNTYSSLIGLVWSLVSFRWNIQMPTIIKGSISILSDAGLGMAMFSLGLFMALQPKIISCGKSVATFAMAVRFLTGPAVIAATSIAVGLRGVLLHVAIVQAALPQGIVPFVFAKEYNCHPQILSTAVIFGMLVALPITILYYVLLGI